Proteins from a single region of Leuconostoc gasicomitatum LMG 18811:
- a CDS encoding PTS sugar transporter subunit IIC: protein MLNRLINTVQNLDEALYHRPFLQAISIAMQQSVPILAIDIYCRLFFKLAISPDALLANIFYDYPIIPDSVSDQLMFIIQNLDVAVTMIFVIGLTYHYLTQKGIENTTLPIITNFIAIYMLLFAKNQSTTNTAIHYLLVTLFTLLSCFTYYWYYRRLKTTTSPFSLKYLLWATTMIFASLLLHIGLHLSSITTIISNLLSKNFFTTFSGLLLISILSPLLFIVGFSLPSELSSNQTSFNAMISNLDKFLTHGLATSPLPFPENLYSIYGAFTLFGGVGNTLALNILLLFTISKKYKRLSILSWFPSLFDNNYLLYAGLPMFLRPLMLVPMLLVNITSMLISYVAIAGHIVQPAIFITPNNLPNMLLPTLASATPIRSTILAILIFSVSLLIYRPFLKRLTTEVTHEK, encoded by the coding sequence ATGCTCAATCGTTTAATCAATACCGTTCAAAATTTGGATGAGGCCTTATATCATCGCCCTTTTCTGCAGGCCATATCAATTGCTATGCAACAATCTGTGCCAATTTTGGCAATCGATATTTATTGTCGACTTTTTTTTAAGTTAGCTATTTCTCCTGATGCTTTGCTCGCAAACATTTTTTACGACTATCCAATAATACCAGATAGCGTCTCCGATCAGTTAATGTTTATCATACAAAATCTTGACGTTGCTGTCACTATGATTTTCGTTATCGGCTTAACATATCACTATTTAACTCAAAAAGGCATTGAAAATACGACACTACCTATTATAACTAACTTTATTGCAATTTATATGTTACTGTTTGCAAAAAATCAGTCAACCACAAATACGGCCATCCACTACTTATTAGTAACACTTTTCACTTTGTTAAGCTGTTTTACATATTATTGGTATTATCGTCGTCTTAAAACAACTACCTCTCCTTTTAGTCTAAAATATTTACTATGGGCTACAACAATGATCTTTGCTAGCCTATTACTTCATATCGGATTACATCTGTCGAGTATAACAACCATCATCTCAAATCTATTATCTAAAAATTTTTTTACAACTTTTTCTGGGTTACTACTAATTTCAATTTTATCGCCATTACTATTTATAGTTGGCTTTTCACTTCCTTCTGAACTTTCTAGCAATCAGACATCATTTAATGCTATGATCTCAAATTTAGATAAATTTCTAACTCATGGTTTAGCCACCTCCCCCCTCCCTTTCCCTGAAAATTTGTATAGCATTTATGGTGCGTTTACTTTATTTGGTGGTGTTGGTAATACCTTAGCACTTAATATTTTATTGTTATTTACAATATCAAAAAAATATAAACGATTAAGTATTTTATCATGGTTTCCTAGTTTGTTTGATAATAACTATCTACTCTATGCTGGGCTCCCAATGTTTCTCAGACCCCTTATGTTAGTGCCCATGCTACTCGTTAATATCACTAGTATGTTAATCAGTTATGTCGCTATAGCAGGGCATATTGTGCAACCTGCAATTTTTATTACACCTAATAATTTGCCAAATATGTTACTTCCTACCCTTGCAAGTGCCACACCAATCCGATCAACGATACTTGCCATTCTCATTTTTAGCGTCTCTTTGCTAATTTATCGACCATTTTTAAAACGTCTTAC
- a CDS encoding teichoic acid D-Ala incorporation-associated protein DltX, translated as MIKQFFQRPIVNFISRTLFYFIIILVLIYLYSYSGVGEGHFIYNEF; from the coding sequence ATGATTAAACAATTTTTTCAGCGGCCGATTGTTAATTTTATTAGTCGGACGCTATTTTATTTTATAATTATTTTAGTGTTGATATACCTTTACAGCTACTCAGGCGTGGGTGAAGGTCACTTTATTTATAACGAATTCTAA